In Verrucomicrobiota bacterium, one genomic interval encodes:
- a CDS encoding nucleoside-diphosphate kinase has product MQKTLVLFKCDAIERGLVGAILERFERAGLRIEDGRYLRPSLAEWQQHYADLQSRNARAFERSTQFFAGKPVFAMILAGPNAILKVRALVGPTDPLKAPAGTIRGDYSSDTVELADAEYRSALNLVHAADSEATALREIAFWFKAG; this is encoded by the coding sequence ATGCAAAAGACGTTAGTTTTATTTAAGTGCGATGCGATTGAGCGGGGGTTGGTGGGTGCCATCCTGGAACGTTTTGAACGGGCCGGGCTGCGCATCGAGGATGGCCGTTATCTGCGTCCCAGCCTGGCGGAGTGGCAGCAGCATTATGCCGATCTGCAAAGTCGCAATGCCCGTGCCTTTGAGCGCAGCACGCAATTCTTTGCCGGGAAACCGGTGTTCGCCATGATCCTTGCCGGTCCCAATGCCATTCTGAAAGTGCGTGCGCTGGTGGGCCCGACCGATCCCCTTAAGGCACCGGCGGGAACGATTCGCGGGGATTATAGTTCTGACACCGTCGAGCTGGCGGACGCGGAATACCGATCCGCCCTGAACTTGGTGCATGCCGCCGATTCCGAGGCCACCGCGTTGCGCGAGATCGCCTTCTGGTTCAAGGCAGGGTGA
- a CDS encoding family 16 glycoside hydrolase yields MKRWLLGGALCLTVAATAAEIKFDFGATPVGQVPTGFRSALCGAGTTGQWQVVMESAPSMFKPVFGTNSANYRAVLAQTSAVPGEERFPLLLYERDSFADFTFSARFKIVAGQAEQMAGLIFRAQDERNFYVFRANAKDGNARFYKVVNGGRTAPIGNTLSVSKGEWHQLKVECQGNQIKCYFETNLIGGGFIDTTFTSGKIGFWTMSDSVSYFADAMVAYTPSERPAQALLRLTMEKNPRLKGLRLYAPNPTNGVLVVVAATDPRDLQLSAGPSEQNAFAKGLVYHLKEGDKMSVYLPLHDHNGDTMAVTRITMQSFPGQTEQNAMARAIPILKEMEASLISLDGPLR; encoded by the coding sequence ATGAAACGTTGGTTGCTTGGTGGTGCGCTCTGCCTGACAGTTGCCGCGACCGCCGCAGAAATAAAATTTGATTTTGGCGCGACGCCAGTCGGACAGGTGCCGACTGGCTTTCGCTCCGCATTATGTGGTGCTGGCACCACTGGGCAGTGGCAGGTGGTCATGGAGTCCGCTCCGTCCATGTTCAAGCCGGTGTTTGGCACCAATTCCGCCAATTATCGCGCGGTGCTGGCGCAGACTTCCGCCGTGCCTGGTGAGGAACGGTTTCCGCTGTTGCTCTACGAGCGTGATTCGTTTGCTGATTTTACCTTCAGTGCCAGGTTCAAAATTGTGGCCGGTCAGGCGGAACAGATGGCAGGACTTATTTTCCGTGCCCAGGATGAGCGGAATTTTTATGTCTTCCGCGCCAATGCCAAGGATGGCAACGCGCGTTTCTACAAGGTGGTCAATGGCGGGCGGACGGCGCCAATCGGCAATACCCTGAGTGTCTCCAAAGGGGAATGGCACCAATTGAAAGTGGAATGCCAGGGGAACCAAATCAAATGTTATTTTGAGACCAATCTGATTGGCGGCGGTTTCATTGATACGACGTTTACCTCCGGGAAAATTGGATTCTGGACCATGTCCGATTCGGTCAGTTATTTCGCGGACGCTATGGTCGCCTACACGCCGAGCGAGCGACCCGCTCAAGCGCTACTGCGGTTGACGATGGAGAAGAATCCGCGCCTCAAAGGACTCCGGCTTTATGCTCCCAACCCCACCAATGGGGTGCTCGTGGTAGTGGCGGCAACCGATCCACGGGATCTGCAACTTTCGGCCGGTCCGTCTGAGCAGAATGCGTTTGCCAAGGGACTGGTGTATCACCTCAAAGAAGGGGATAAAATGTCCGTCTATTTGCCGCTGCATGATCATAATGGTGACACGATGGCGGTCACACGGATTACGATGCAATCGTTTCCCGGACAAACGGAACAAAACGCCATGGCGCGCGCCATTCCCATTCTCAAGGAGATGGAAGCCAGCTTGATCTCACTGGATGGCCCGCTGCGTTAG
- a CDS encoding glutathionylspermidine synthase family protein, producing the protein MQRHPITPRPNWQATVEEQGLTYHTLDGAPYWHESAYYELTSEEVDALEQAANDLHALCIAAAEQVIQQKRWDELAIPSAAVPVILKSWERDDFSLYGRFDFAYDPASGPPKLLEYNADTPTGLVEAAVAQWYWLQDQFKDSDQFNSVHERLIAAWQKLKRTGAERVHLAGIKEHLEDAQTVLYLQDTCHQAELLEKQLFIEDIGWDARRKVFVDLDNEAIETLFKLYPWEWLLAEEFGQHLALESCRMIEPAWKMLLSNKALLPILWELYPEHPNLLPAYSAEAKPAELDSYVLKPKLGREGANVKVVICNRTMAETTGDYGQEGFIAQAYGPVPTFDGYFPIMGVWMVDHEACGLGIREDTNWITSNTSLFTPHIF; encoded by the coding sequence ATGCAACGTCATCCCATTACCCCGCGGCCCAACTGGCAAGCCACGGTCGAAGAGCAAGGGCTCACGTATCATACCTTGGACGGAGCGCCGTATTGGCATGAGTCGGCCTATTACGAGTTGACCAGCGAGGAGGTGGACGCGTTGGAGCAGGCCGCCAACGATCTGCATGCGTTGTGCATCGCAGCCGCGGAACAGGTCATTCAGCAGAAACGCTGGGATGAATTGGCGATTCCGTCGGCGGCGGTACCAGTCATCTTGAAGTCCTGGGAACGGGATGACTTCAGTCTTTATGGACGGTTTGATTTTGCGTATGACCCGGCCTCGGGACCGCCGAAATTGTTGGAATACAATGCGGATACGCCAACGGGGTTGGTGGAAGCCGCTGTGGCGCAATGGTATTGGCTCCAGGATCAATTCAAGGATTCCGACCAGTTTAATTCGGTCCACGAACGATTGATTGCAGCCTGGCAGAAATTGAAAAGAACTGGGGCGGAACGGGTACACTTGGCGGGGATCAAAGAACATTTGGAGGACGCCCAGACAGTGTTGTATCTCCAGGATACTTGCCACCAGGCTGAGCTGCTTGAAAAGCAGCTTTTCATTGAGGACATTGGATGGGATGCCCGGCGGAAGGTGTTTGTGGACCTTGATAATGAAGCCATCGAGACCTTGTTCAAACTGTATCCGTGGGAATGGCTGTTGGCGGAGGAGTTTGGCCAGCATTTGGCCCTGGAATCTTGCCGGATGATTGAGCCTGCCTGGAAAATGCTCCTTAGCAACAAAGCGTTGCTCCCCATCCTTTGGGAACTGTATCCTGAACATCCGAACCTATTGCCTGCCTATTCTGCTGAGGCGAAGCCGGCGGAACTCGACAGTTATGTGTTGAAACCGAAGCTGGGACGCGAGGGAGCCAATGTCAAAGTGGTCATCTGCAATCGGACCATGGCGGAAACCACGGGAGATTACGGCCAGGAAGGGTTTATCGCCCAGGCCTACGGACCAGTCCCGACCTTTGACGGCTACTTTCCTATCATGGGCGTGTGGATGGTGGATCACGAAGCCTGTGGATTGGGCATCCGGGAGGATACCAACTGGATCACCAGCAATACCTCTCTCTTCACGCCCCATATTTTTTAA
- the ptsP gene encoding phosphoenolpyruvate--protein phosphotransferase has translation MSGTGTTSERVLRGIPVSNGVCRGKVLVLSNREQTIPHLQLSDAEVPEQIHRFQEALMLSRRQIQALQHHLAQSMGATDAMIFDAHLLLLEDPMITEEVLGAIQRKRMNAEFAFQQVTEKYSAAMAAMEDEYLRERVSDLKDVTSRVLNNLMGCLDEGQLGSLSEPCIIVSQDLTPSTTAALNKKMVLGFATDIGSRTSHTAIMARAMQIPAVVALEKATLEIVSGQYALLDGFNGIVILNPTDQTLFEYGQLVRKQLSLHENLRDLRDQPALTLDGNRLLLSANVEGADDTEAVKVSGAEGVGLFRTEYLFLNRDTAPTEEEQYQEYQRMAEALKPHPVVIRTLDLGGDKFLSHVNISREASSFYGWRAIRFCLQQPEVFKAQLRAILRASVSGNVKLMYPMISGIHELDQANALLEQCQDELRRDGVPYDHKMEIGAMIEIPSAALAANALAKRVKFFSIGTNDLIQYTLAVDRMNEKVAHLYEPTHPSVLQLIHTTVLAAHQQGLWVGVCGEMAGDPVMTPLLLGLGVDELSASPAMVPQIKFIIRRLKMPEARELAEFALGCECGQEILRRSQNLARAVAPSLFDY, from the coding sequence ATGTCTGGGACCGGGACAACAAGTGAGCGTGTCTTGCGCGGCATTCCTGTTTCAAACGGGGTCTGCCGGGGCAAAGTATTGGTCTTGAGCAATCGCGAGCAGACGATTCCACACCTGCAATTGTCCGATGCGGAAGTGCCGGAGCAAATCCATCGTTTCCAGGAAGCTTTGATGCTCTCCCGCCGGCAAATCCAGGCCTTACAGCATCATCTGGCGCAGAGCATGGGAGCAACGGACGCGATGATTTTCGACGCGCACCTACTGCTGCTCGAAGACCCCATGATCACCGAGGAAGTCCTCGGGGCAATCCAGCGGAAACGCATGAACGCAGAGTTTGCCTTTCAACAGGTCACCGAAAAATACTCCGCCGCCATGGCCGCCATGGAGGACGAATACTTGCGGGAACGAGTGTCCGACCTGAAGGACGTGACCTCGCGCGTCCTGAATAATTTAATGGGGTGCCTGGATGAGGGTCAGTTGGGCAGCCTCTCCGAGCCTTGCATTATCGTCAGCCAGGACCTGACCCCCTCCACCACCGCCGCCTTGAATAAAAAGATGGTGCTGGGGTTTGCCACGGATATTGGCAGTCGCACCTCACACACGGCCATCATGGCCCGCGCTATGCAAATTCCGGCAGTGGTGGCCTTGGAGAAAGCCACGCTGGAAATTGTTTCCGGCCAATACGCCCTGCTGGACGGTTTTAACGGCATCGTCATCCTTAATCCGACGGATCAGACCCTGTTTGAATACGGGCAACTGGTGCGCAAGCAATTATCGTTACACGAAAACTTGCGGGATTTACGGGATCAACCCGCGTTGACCCTCGACGGCAACCGGCTCCTGCTCTCCGCCAATGTCGAAGGCGCTGACGACACCGAGGCAGTCAAAGTTTCCGGCGCGGAGGGGGTGGGACTATTCCGCACCGAGTATTTGTTTTTGAATCGCGACACCGCGCCGACGGAAGAAGAACAATATCAGGAATACCAGCGCATGGCTGAAGCGCTCAAGCCGCACCCGGTCGTCATTCGCACCTTGGATTTGGGCGGCGACAAGTTTCTCAGCCATGTGAACATCTCGCGTGAAGCCAGTTCCTTTTACGGCTGGCGCGCGATTCGTTTCTGCCTCCAACAGCCGGAGGTATTCAAGGCTCAATTGCGGGCCATCTTGCGCGCCAGCGTCAGCGGCAACGTCAAACTGATGTACCCCATGATCTCAGGCATCCATGAGCTGGATCAGGCTAACGCGCTGCTGGAACAATGCCAGGATGAGTTGCGCCGTGACGGCGTGCCGTACGATCACAAAATGGAAATTGGGGCGATGATTGAGATTCCCTCCGCCGCGCTGGCCGCCAATGCGCTGGCAAAACGGGTGAAATTTTTCAGCATCGGCACCAACGATTTGATACAATATACGCTGGCGGTGGACCGCATGAACGAGAAAGTGGCCCACCTGTATGAACCCACTCATCCATCTGTGTTGCAGCTCATTCACACCACCGTGCTCGCCGCCCACCAACAAGGGTTATGGGTTGGCGTTTGCGGGGAAATGGCGGGTGACCCCGTCATGACTCCCCTGCTGCTCGGGCTGGGGGTGGACGAATTAAGCGCCTCGCCCGCCATGGTGCCGCAAATCAAGTTCATCATCCGGCGTCTTAAAATGCCCGAAGCCAGGGAACTGGCCGAGTTTGCGCTCGGCTGCGAATGTGGCCAGGAAATTTTACGTCGCTCACAAAATCTGGCGCGCGCCGTGGCGCCAAGCCTGTTTGATTATTAA
- a CDS encoding DUF350 domain-containing protein, translated as MKTMFKSLAAPAALLTLTTPSLAADYANNPAYAGHPFETQLWHGLVLALMYATVGAMLLFLSFKAIDKAITKIDLEGEILKGNVAAAIFSAGILIGMAIILAAAIG; from the coding sequence ATGAAAACAATGTTCAAATCGCTGGCGGCACCGGCCGCTCTGCTAACCTTAACTACGCCATCCTTGGCGGCGGATTATGCCAACAACCCGGCGTACGCCGGGCATCCGTTTGAAACCCAGTTGTGGCACGGCTTGGTGCTGGCGCTGATGTATGCCACGGTGGGCGCCATGTTGTTATTCCTAAGCTTTAAAGCGATTGACAAAGCCATCACGAAAATTGATCTCGAAGGCGAAATTCTGAAGGGCAACGTCGCCGCCGCCATTTTCTCCGCTGGCATCCTGATCGGCATGGCAATTATTCTGGCGGCGGCGATTGGTTGA
- a CDS encoding nucleotidyltransferase family protein: protein MKVVILAAGYATRLYPLTLTRAKPLLPVAGKPMIEYVMDNLAPIPDIERVYIVTNAKFAGQFEEWSSAYRARQTTGFDFKVINDGSTDDSNKLGAIGDLHLVIASQQVDDDLMVVAGDNLFSQKLDGFGRCCREKKTPVLAVYDVGSLEEIKKYNAISLNAEGQITFFEEKPAQPKSTLTGIALYYYPRQVLPLIRQYIAEKNNPDQPGRLVQWLYTRTPFHTWKVPGLWFDIGSKESLEEANRIFRAAS from the coding sequence ATGAAAGTCGTTATTCTTGCCGCCGGTTATGCCACCCGTCTTTACCCGCTCACGTTGACCCGTGCCAAGCCACTGTTGCCCGTGGCGGGCAAGCCCATGATTGAGTACGTGATGGATAATCTCGCACCTATTCCAGATATCGAGCGGGTTTACATCGTCACCAATGCCAAGTTCGCCGGCCAGTTTGAAGAGTGGTCATCGGCTTATCGCGCCCGCCAAACCACCGGGTTTGATTTTAAGGTGATCAATGACGGCTCGACCGACGATAGCAATAAACTCGGTGCCATTGGCGACCTCCATCTTGTGATCGCCTCGCAGCAGGTGGATGACGACCTGATGGTCGTTGCGGGAGACAACCTGTTCAGCCAAAAGCTGGATGGCTTTGGCCGTTGTTGCCGCGAGAAAAAAACACCCGTGCTAGCGGTCTATGACGTGGGCAGCCTGGAAGAGATCAAGAAATATAACGCCATCTCGCTGAATGCCGAAGGTCAGATCACCTTTTTCGAAGAGAAGCCAGCACAACCCAAGAGCACGCTTACCGGCATTGCCTTATACTATTATCCCCGTCAGGTTTTGCCATTAATCCGCCAATATATCGCCGAGAAAAACAACCCGGACCAACCTGGTCGCCTCGTCCAATGGCTCTATACTCGCACCCCGTTCCATACCTGGAAAGTGCCGGGCCTGTGGTTTGATATCGGGTCCAAAGAATCCCTCGAAGAGGCGAATCGTATTTTTCGGGCCGCTTCCTGA
- a CDS encoding malectin domain-containing carbohydrate-binding protein encodes MIWSEALSAAPVLAGAKVVVVQPNESSFEARLAARELRRYLYLRTGSYAEIAASLPTQSDTTVLLLLRQNDPLLKNIPGNLATNVPPLATEQFWLHTVPSGPRMICIIGGDDRGLLYGAYRYCELLGVRFYLHGDVIPDEPLKGNLPGANETGKPLFSIRGIQPFHDFPEGPDWWTRDDYLAYIGQLSKLRMNFLGMHCYPEGHPHAEPLVWIGLPQDQDAQGRVRFSYPTLWANTLRPGAWGYKAMLTSEFTGGADQLFAADAYGHPVQQGLMPAPEGVEQCNELFNRTGALLHDAFTLAKRLGVKTCIGTETPLTIPQDLQEHLKKLGKDPKDLAVVRELYEGMFRRILKTHPLDYYWLWTPEFWTWETTHPELFTAAARDIQAADDALKSLGAPFTLATSGWVLGPAHDRTALDRLLPKTSPMSCINREVGHDLVEGGFATLQGRPKWAIPWMENDPNLCAPQLWAARMRYDAADARQLGCTGLLGIHWRTKILAPNVAALAAAAWDQSYVPLDWDVRVKSRGQGPLGGRNYQTDYPCEGTLESLLYQTMRENLDGYDLDMPNGIYTVTLKFNEAKCTQAGQRVFGIKLQGKTVLERLDIFERVGRHHALDLSFKWNTVTNGHLFLEFPRLKGEPCVSAVIIDGKTATGQPITRKVKCGYEVIAGYERDGFNDKPGTVERRRTMPIEEFYVDFARAHFGDAVAVPAGKIFTRIDGLNLPQSTHWNRGPGNLNPLKSAPEEYAFVAELSALRSKVQGAGNLERFDYWLNTFRYQQTAAMVGGVRAELDAAMAVLLKEKDPVKQKTLAETAMGLRIKLASAWEEMMSSLVAATDTPGELGTIANLEQHSRKALGFLSFYDRIFMEVLGPVLPPETLPGKTYHGPARIIVPTVRSSANAGERIQLSVMVVDRSPVKRVELHWRGMNRGNFATVLAQNTGRAVFSVELPSGNEDVEYYVTAVTASGKQLTWPATAPRLCQTVITLP; translated from the coding sequence ATGATCTGGTCCGAAGCACTGTCCGCCGCGCCCGTGCTGGCCGGTGCCAAAGTGGTCGTGGTGCAACCCAATGAATCTTCCTTTGAGGCCAGGTTGGCGGCCCGAGAACTACGGCGTTACCTCTATCTGCGCACCGGCAGCTACGCGGAAATCGCCGCGAGTTTGCCAACGCAAAGCGACACCACGGTGCTGCTACTGCTGCGCCAGAATGATCCGTTGCTGAAAAATATTCCCGGGAATCTGGCCACCAACGTGCCACCGCTGGCGACGGAGCAATTCTGGCTGCACACGGTTCCATCCGGTCCCCGGATGATTTGTATTATCGGGGGAGATGATCGCGGGTTGTTGTACGGGGCTTACCGCTATTGCGAATTGCTGGGGGTGCGTTTCTATCTGCATGGCGATGTGATTCCGGATGAGCCGCTCAAAGGTAATCTGCCGGGAGCCAATGAAACTGGCAAACCGCTGTTTAGCATTCGCGGTATCCAACCGTTTCATGATTTTCCCGAAGGGCCGGACTGGTGGACGCGCGACGACTACCTGGCATACATCGGGCAACTGTCCAAATTGCGCATGAACTTTCTGGGAATGCACTGTTATCCCGAAGGTCATCCGCACGCGGAACCGCTGGTGTGGATAGGCCTGCCGCAGGATCAGGATGCCCAAGGGCGCGTGCGCTTTAGCTACCCAACTTTGTGGGCGAACACGCTCCGTCCCGGCGCGTGGGGCTACAAAGCCATGTTGACCAGCGAATTTACCGGCGGCGCGGACCAACTTTTTGCCGCCGATGCCTACGGGCACCCGGTGCAACAAGGCTTAATGCCCGCGCCGGAGGGCGTGGAGCAATGCAACGAATTGTTCAATCGCACCGGCGCGCTGCTCCACGACGCGTTCACCCTGGCCAAACGGCTGGGCGTAAAAACCTGCATCGGCACCGAGACGCCGTTGACCATCCCGCAGGATTTGCAGGAACATCTCAAGAAGCTGGGCAAAGATCCCAAAGATCTGGCGGTGGTACGCGAATTATACGAAGGCATGTTCCGCCGGATTCTCAAAACCCACCCGCTCGATTATTACTGGCTATGGACCCCGGAATTCTGGACCTGGGAGACCACGCACCCGGAACTATTCACCGCTGCCGCGCGTGACATTCAGGCGGCGGACGACGCCCTTAAATCGCTGGGTGCCCCGTTCACGCTAGCCACCTCCGGCTGGGTGCTGGGCCCGGCACACGACCGCACCGCGCTGGACCGACTACTGCCGAAGACCAGCCCCATGAGCTGCATCAACCGCGAGGTGGGACACGATCTTGTGGAAGGCGGTTTCGCCACGCTCCAAGGCCGCCCCAAGTGGGCGATTCCCTGGATGGAGAACGATCCGAACTTGTGCGCCCCACAACTCTGGGCCGCCCGCATGCGCTACGACGCGGCGGATGCCCGCCAACTTGGATGTACCGGTCTGCTGGGCATTCATTGGCGCACCAAAATCCTCGCGCCCAACGTCGCCGCGTTAGCGGCGGCAGCCTGGGATCAATCATACGTCCCGCTCGACTGGGATGTGCGCGTCAAATCACGGGGACAAGGTCCGCTGGGGGGACGTAATTACCAGACTGATTATCCTTGTGAAGGCACCCTGGAAAGCCTGTTGTACCAAACCATGCGCGAGAATTTGGACGGGTACGATCTGGACATGCCCAACGGCATCTACACCGTCACGTTGAAATTTAACGAAGCGAAATGCACGCAGGCAGGCCAGCGCGTATTCGGCATCAAGCTCCAGGGCAAAACTGTGCTCGAACGGCTGGATATTTTTGAGCGTGTGGGGCGGCATCACGCGCTGGATTTATCCTTCAAATGGAACACCGTGACCAATGGCCATCTTTTCCTAGAATTCCCCCGCCTTAAGGGCGAACCCTGTGTCTCCGCGGTGATCATTGACGGCAAAACCGCGACCGGCCAACCCATCACGCGCAAAGTGAAATGCGGCTACGAAGTCATCGCCGGCTATGAGCGCGACGGCTTCAACGACAAGCCGGGCACCGTCGAACGCCGTCGAACGATGCCGATCGAGGAATTCTATGTGGATTTCGCGCGCGCACACTTCGGAGATGCAGTGGCAGTGCCGGCTGGGAAAATATTTACCCGGATAGACGGTCTGAACTTGCCACAGTCCACCCATTGGAACCGGGGGCCGGGCAATCTTAACCCGCTCAAATCCGCGCCGGAAGAATATGCGTTCGTTGCCGAACTGTCCGCGCTGCGGTCCAAAGTGCAGGGCGCGGGCAACCTGGAGCGCTTTGATTACTGGTTGAACACCTTCCGATACCAGCAGACGGCGGCGATGGTCGGCGGCGTGCGCGCAGAACTCGATGCCGCCATGGCTGTGCTGCTGAAAGAAAAAGACCCCGTCAAACAGAAAACCCTGGCCGAGACGGCCATGGGCCTGCGTATCAAACTGGCAAGCGCTTGGGAGGAAATGATGTCCAGTCTGGTCGCGGCCACCGATACGCCGGGGGAATTGGGAACCATCGCCAACCTGGAACAACACAGCCGCAAGGCGCTGGGTTTTCTGAGTTTCTACGACCGGATTTTCATGGAAGTGTTGGGACCAGTCCTGCCACCCGAAACCTTGCCGGGAAAAACCTACCACGGTCCGGCCCGCATCATCGTTCCCACCGTTCGCAGTTCAGCGAACGCGGGCGAGCGCATCCAACTGAGCGTGATGGTGGTGGATCGTTCCCCGGTCAAACGCGTGGAACTGCATTGGCGCGGGATGAACCGGGGTAACTTCGCCACCGTTCTCGCGCAGAATACCGGGCGCGCGGTGTTCTCCGTTGAATTACCCTCCGGCAATGAGGATGTGGAATACTACGTCACGGCGGTCACCGCTTCGGGAAAGCAACTCACCTGGCCAGCCACGGCCCCCCGACTCTGCCAGACGGTCATCACCCTGCCTTGA
- the larA gene encoding nickel-dependent lactate racemase: MNVKLAYGQGWLPVDFPADRTTVIEPTPLPGLPDERAALFCALDAPIQTRPLREWVRPDSRVVITFTDITRATPNHRLIPWLLEYLKPLVKSENIVLMNSLGTHRSNSRAELERMLTPAVVANYRIVDNEPENAAAHVQFGNTHDGTPVLLHHEVAKADVRILTGFIEPHFFAGFSGGPKAIMPGVAHLKTVMSNHGARQIADPNATWGITQGNPIWEEMRDIALRVGDSFLLNVTLNEAREVTGLFAGELLAAHRAGTEFVRCSAMQAVAAMFEVVVTTNSGYPLDQNLYQGVKGLSAGARILKPGGTLILACECRDGMPNGSPYERFLKSAASPEEVLTRLTQASEAVPEQWQAQIQALIQRRAQVLVHSSLPDAQLRGAHLVPCSDIATVVRERLANLPATARVAVLPQGPLTVPYLTGR; the protein is encoded by the coding sequence ATGAACGTCAAACTGGCTTATGGCCAAGGCTGGTTGCCGGTGGATTTTCCGGCGGATCGCACCACGGTTATCGAGCCCACTCCATTGCCCGGCCTGCCGGATGAACGTGCCGCCCTGTTCTGCGCCTTGGACGCCCCCATTCAGACGCGTCCCCTGCGCGAATGGGTGCGTCCGGATTCCCGTGTGGTCATCACCTTTACGGACATTACGCGTGCCACGCCCAATCACCGGCTCATTCCGTGGCTGTTGGAGTATCTGAAACCGCTGGTGAAGTCGGAGAACATTGTCCTGATGAACAGCCTCGGCACGCATCGCTCGAACAGCCGCGCCGAACTGGAGCGCATGCTCACCCCGGCGGTGGTGGCGAATTATCGCATCGTGGACAACGAGCCGGAGAATGCGGCGGCGCATGTGCAGTTCGGAAACACGCACGATGGCACCCCGGTGTTGCTTCATCACGAGGTGGCCAAGGCGGATGTGCGCATCCTCACCGGCTTCATCGAACCGCATTTTTTCGCTGGTTTCAGTGGTGGCCCCAAGGCCATCATGCCGGGTGTGGCCCATTTGAAAACCGTGATGAGCAACCATGGTGCGCGCCAGATCGCCGATCCCAACGCCACGTGGGGTATCACGCAAGGCAATCCGATCTGGGAAGAAATGCGCGATATTGCGCTGCGGGTTGGCGACTCTTTCCTGCTCAACGTCACCCTGAACGAAGCGCGTGAAGTGACCGGGCTGTTCGCGGGTGAGCTGCTGGCCGCGCATCGGGCCGGCACGGAATTCGTGCGCTGCTCGGCCATGCAGGCGGTGGCGGCTATGTTCGAGGTGGTGGTAACCACCAACAGCGGTTATCCGCTGGATCAAAATTTATATCAAGGCGTGAAAGGTTTGAGTGCCGGCGCCCGGATTCTGAAGCCGGGCGGGACCCTGATCCTGGCTTGTGAATGCCGGGATGGAATGCCGAACGGGAGTCCCTATGAGCGCTTCCTGAAATCCGCCGCTTCCCCGGAAGAAGTGCTGACCCGGCTGACGCAAGCCAGCGAGGCGGTGCCGGAGCAATGGCAGGCGCAAATTCAGGCATTGATCCAACGGCGCGCCCAGGTACTGGTACACAGTTCCCTGCCGGACGCCCAGCTTCGCGGCGCTCACCTGGTCCCCTGCTCAGACATTGCCACCGTCGTGCGCGAGCGGTTGGCCAACCTGCCGGCAACGGCACGCGTGGCCGTCCTGCCGCAAGGGCCGTTGACGGTACCATATTTGACGGGACGATAA